One genomic segment of Nitrosopumilus sp. includes these proteins:
- the thrC gene encoding threonine synthase translates to MQGDAYLKCIDPRCALEYPITNTNVQCENGHLLDVIYKNTPPDNLKEVFYQRRNPQGSIFNESGVWRFRELLNFCQIDTENIDECSKYLVSLDGAEGRQSKPYQMSKAAEFIGISKENLWLQPEGYNPSGSFKDNGMATAVTHAKMVGAKKIVCASTGNTSASAGMFAANEGIKCDVYIPAGQIAPGKLSQAYQFGAQIVEVDGNFDDALKQSLDDAQNHDGYTVNSVNPFRIEGQKTIPFRALEYLNWEVPDWIVYPGGALGNTSSCGKALMELYEWGWIKKIPRIAVINSEGASTLSDLYNGKFEDEELRWNKGKPNTELISRYYEHLDNEGLRPKTKATAIQIGRPANILKGLRALEFTNGVVTTVSDSEMLDAMSVVGLNGFDCEMASGASVVGVKKLMSEGVIKKDDVVVGILTGRQKDAMLPVDYHNNPKNKFAKPPKN, encoded by the coding sequence ATGCAAGGAGACGCGTATCTCAAGTGTATTGATCCAAGATGTGCTCTAGAGTATCCTATTACAAATACTAATGTTCAATGTGAAAATGGACATCTGTTGGATGTAATATACAAAAATACACCACCAGATAATCTAAAAGAAGTCTTTTACCAACGACGAAATCCACAAGGAAGTATTTTCAATGAGAGTGGGGTTTGGAGATTCAGGGAATTGTTGAATTTTTGTCAAATTGACACTGAAAATATTGATGAATGCTCAAAATATCTAGTCTCACTTGATGGTGCAGAGGGCAGACAATCAAAACCATACCAAATGTCTAAAGCTGCTGAATTTATTGGAATTTCTAAAGAAAATTTGTGGTTACAACCTGAAGGGTACAATCCCAGTGGTTCTTTCAAAGATAATGGTATGGCAACAGCAGTTACACATGCAAAAATGGTCGGAGCAAAGAAAATTGTTTGTGCATCAACAGGAAATACATCTGCATCCGCAGGGATGTTTGCAGCTAATGAAGGTATAAAATGCGATGTCTACATTCCTGCAGGACAAATAGCTCCGGGCAAACTAAGTCAAGCATATCAATTTGGTGCACAGATTGTAGAAGTTGATGGTAATTTTGATGATGCATTAAAACAATCATTGGATGATGCACAAAACCATGATGGGTATACTGTAAATTCTGTAAATCCATTTAGAATTGAAGGACAAAAAACTATTCCATTTAGAGCATTAGAGTATTTGAATTGGGAAGTTCCTGATTGGATTGTATATCCTGGTGGAGCCCTAGGAAACACATCTAGTTGCGGAAAAGCCTTGATGGAATTATATGAATGGGGATGGATTAAAAAAATTCCCAGAATTGCAGTAATTAATTCTGAAGGTGCAAGCACTTTATCTGATCTGTATAATGGAAAATTTGAAGATGAGGAATTAAGATGGAATAAAGGGAAACCAAATACAGAATTAATTTCTAGATATTATGAACATCTTGACAATGAAGGATTAAGACCAAAAACTAAAGCTACAGCAATTCAAATTGGAAGACCTGCCAATATTTTAAAGGGATTAAGAGCATTAGAATTCACAAATGGTGTTGTAACAACAGTTTCAGATTCTGAAATGCTTGATGCAATGTCAGTAGTTGGTCTAAATGGATTTGACTGTGAAATGGCATCAGGCGCATCAGTAGTAGGAGTTAAAAAATTAATGAGTGAAGGTGTTATCAAAAAAGATGACGTAGTCGTTGGAATTCTAACAGGAAGGCAAAAAGATGCAATGCTTCCTGTAGATTATCATAATAATCCTAAAAATAAATTTGCAAAGCCTCCAAAAAATTAG
- a CDS encoding resolvase codes for MRTIAISKQKIIRSSQTNNQRAAKTRRQRGYQWEDTIVKRFKTTKHWKAFRLGSPSIALPDVLAVNTEESMIFTIEAKSGTSTSLPVPADQIQRCMEWIKTFDIYKKRNVILAFKFLSKKRIDIGKYENRELREFYKVWDDSLEITDCVCTYEGKIFAKTNGTRKEIFLEEYPMPFKNKHRLVSN; via the coding sequence ATGAGAACAATTGCAATATCAAAACAGAAAATTATTCGAAGTTCTCAAACAAACAATCAAAGAGCAGCAAAAACCAGACGTCAAAGAGGATATCAATGGGAAGACACTATAGTTAAACGATTTAAAACTACAAAACACTGGAAAGCATTCCGACTAGGATCTCCAAGTATTGCATTACCTGATGTCTTGGCAGTGAATACAGAAGAAAGTATGATTTTTACCATAGAGGCAAAATCTGGAACAAGTACATCATTACCTGTCCCTGCAGATCAAATTCAAAGATGTATGGAATGGATTAAAACTTTTGATATTTATAAAAAAAGAAATGTTATTCTAGCTTTCAAATTTCTATCAAAAAAAAGAATTGATATTGGCAAATATGAAAACAGAGAATTAAGAGAATTTTATAAGGTGTGGGATGATTCTTTAGAAATCACTGATTGCGTTTGCACATATGAAGGAAAAATTTTTGCTAAAACAAACGGTACTCGAAAAGAGATTTTTCTTGAAGAATACCCTATGCCATTCAAAAATAAGCATAGACTAGTGTCAAATTAG
- a CDS encoding zinc ribbon domain-containing protein, with translation MTFESELALGRFYLPRCADCKKICWPPTDFCNNCFGSITLDRMINEGKILEFSGNNEDYFCLVEFKKEIRVMVKIKNQPEVGQIVKIDSCGISNGNYFFNVI, from the coding sequence ATGACTTTTGAATCAGAATTAGCATTGGGAAGATTTTATCTTCCTAGATGTGCTGATTGTAAGAAAATTTGTTGGCCTCCTACTGATTTTTGTAACAATTGTTTTGGTTCAATTACTCTAGACAGAATGATAAATGAAGGTAAAATCCTAGAATTTTCAGGAAATAACGAGGATTACTTTTGTTTAGTCGAATTTAAAAAAGAGATCAGGGTAATGGTAAAAATAAAAAATCAACCAGAAGTTGGGCAAATAGTAAAAATAGATAGTTGTGGAATTAGTAATGGAAATTATTTTTTCAATGTAATTTAA
- a CDS encoding thiolase family protein, with protein sequence MGKIGISAYGITPFSKNDTKVESLLLNATKNLLTSNSKIDKNNIDTVLVSTNSNSQYLSAILSESIGIQPKIAHSIESLCNSGTNSIVSAYSYIKSGLADMVLVSGAERYDSPGNILEWDNSRGEFKHPIFWASIFSKSYKRKFSISDEDLAIVSVKNHKQAKFNPNAISNKHYTVEDVINSKKLTDDLRLLDCSRPCSGAASILLTNEELTKKITDSPVWITGIGQKTTSAGFTKNLSFDSMESTALAAKEALNMANCKIDEVNVAEIHDAFSVCEPMALESLGFIKKGEGAKLVRELHETNNFKINPRGGLIGSGHPLGATGIAQTIEITQQLQSVAINRQIDNPNIGLVHNMSAASTSSTVLILEK encoded by the coding sequence ATGGGAAAGATAGGAATTTCAGCATATGGTATAACTCCATTTTCAAAAAACGATACAAAAGTCGAATCACTTCTTCTAAATGCTACAAAAAATTTGCTAACAAGTAATTCAAAAATTGATAAAAATAATATTGATACAGTATTGGTGTCTACAAATAGTAATTCTCAGTACCTATCTGCAATTCTATCTGAAAGCATAGGAATTCAACCTAAAATTGCACATTCTATTGAAAGTCTATGCAATTCAGGCACAAATTCAATTGTTTCTGCTTACTCCTATATCAAATCAGGACTTGCAGATATGGTATTGGTGTCAGGTGCAGAAAGATATGATAGTCCTGGTAATATTTTAGAATGGGATAATTCAAGAGGAGAATTCAAACATCCTATTTTTTGGGCATCTATTTTTTCCAAATCTTACAAACGCAAATTCTCAATTTCAGATGAAGATTTGGCCATAGTGTCAGTAAAAAATCATAAACAAGCAAAATTTAACCCAAATGCAATTTCAAATAAACATTACACAGTTGAAGATGTCATTAATTCAAAAAAACTCACAGATGATCTTAGATTGCTAGATTGTTCAAGACCATGTAGTGGAGCTGCTTCAATCCTTCTTACAAATGAGGAATTAACTAAAAAAATTACAGACAGTCCTGTATGGATTACAGGTATTGGTCAAAAAACAACATCTGCAGGATTTACAAAAAATCTCTCCTTTGATAGTATGGAGTCAACTGCTCTTGCTGCAAAAGAAGCATTGAATATGGCAAATTGTAAAATTGATGAAGTTAATGTTGCAGAGATCCATGATGCGTTTTCTGTTTGTGAACCTATGGCTTTAGAATCTTTAGGATTTATAAAAAAAGGTGAAGGTGCAAAATTAGTTAGAGAACTCCATGAAACAAATAATTTTAAAATTAATCCACGAGGAGGGTTAATTGGTTCTGGACATCCACTTGGAGCCACAGGTATTGCTCAAACTATAGAAATTACACAACAACTTCAATCCGTTGCAATTAATCGCCAAATTGACAATCCAAACATAGGGTTAGTACATAATATGTCTGCAGCCTCTACATCTTCAACAGTATTAATTTTAGAAAAATGA
- a CDS encoding LLM class flavin-dependent oxidoreductase — MRIACSLGSLLTINQVLDCAQNGSQTKLDSIWIPETWGMENFSMLSNVGNKAINQKIGSSIINIYSRSPSLIAMGAATTDHLLNGRLILGLGTSSLPIVESFHGVNFESPLQRMKEYVEIIKLVISGKPINYTGKIFSLKNFSLLIKPIRNNIPIYIAAVNQKMVDLTWNIGNGVIFYLRPKNEMKETISKMQNKNRIDVSCQIITSISNNSEDAIDRAQKTIAFYVSVGKIYREFLANNGFNSEVSNIFEEYKKSGFKSNHQLVSDKMIKSLCICGTLDECKQQLTSFRDTGIDLPILQFNPVGNVLDSFNLFKKIFSDG, encoded by the coding sequence ATGCGTATAGCGTGTAGTTTAGGCTCTCTTCTAACAATTAATCAAGTATTAGATTGCGCTCAAAATGGTTCTCAAACAAAACTTGATTCCATATGGATTCCAGAGACATGGGGGATGGAGAATTTTTCAATGTTGAGTAACGTTGGAAATAAAGCAATTAATCAAAAAATTGGCTCGTCTATAATCAACATCTATTCCAGAAGCCCCTCTTTAATTGCAATGGGTGCTGCAACAACTGATCATCTCTTAAACGGGAGGCTTATTTTAGGACTTGGAACAAGTAGCCTTCCAATAGTGGAATCATTTCATGGCGTCAATTTTGAGTCACCTTTACAAAGAATGAAAGAATATGTCGAGATAATAAAATTAGTCATCTCTGGAAAACCAATTAACTACACTGGTAAAATATTTTCATTAAAGAATTTTTCATTATTAATTAAACCTATAAGAAATAACATCCCCATATACATAGCAGCTGTTAATCAAAAAATGGTAGATTTAACATGGAACATTGGTAATGGGGTTATTTTTTATCTACGTCCTAAGAACGAAATGAAAGAAACTATTTCTAAAATGCAAAATAAAAATAGAATTGACGTTTCATGTCAAATTATCACAAGTATTTCAAATAACTCTGAAGATGCAATTGATCGTGCTCAAAAAACAATTGCATTTTATGTTTCTGTAGGAAAAATTTATCGTGAATTTTTGGCAAATAACGGTTTCAATAGCGAGGTATCAAATATTTTTGAAGAATATAAAAAATCAGGATTCAAATCAAACCATCAACTAGTTTCGGACAAAATGATAAAATCACTATGTATTTGTGGTACTCTTGATGAATGTAAACAACAGCTAACAAGTTTTAGAGACACAGGAATTGATTTACCCATATTACAATTCAACCCTGTTGGGAATGTGTTGGATTCTTTCAATTTATTTAAGAAGATATTTTCGGATGGATAA
- a CDS encoding nucleotidyltransferase family protein — translation MKAIILAGGKGKRLKPVTDYIPKPLVSINNIPIIEWQIKYLQKFGIDEIIICTGYKKEMIENYLNLKKFNLRVKFSNETIPLGTGGAIKKAGKMIKGKSFLVINGDTITNINLKKLIKKQNSVAAIELRTKYGVLETNDDKIINFKEKKEISDIWMNAGIYHLDHSILKNLPNKGDIEKTLFPEYAKKDKLNLVKFKNVKWFSIDSFKDMEDCSKEINKIIK, via the coding sequence ATGAAAGCTATAATTCTTGCTGGAGGAAAAGGCAAGAGGTTAAAACCAGTTACTGATTATATTCCCAAACCACTTGTATCAATTAACAATATTCCGATAATAGAATGGCAAATAAAATACCTTCAAAAATTTGGCATAGATGAAATTATCATTTGTACAGGTTACAAAAAAGAAATGATTGAGAATTATTTAAATTTAAAAAAATTTAATTTACGAGTTAAATTTTCTAATGAAACAATTCCGTTGGGTACTGGAGGTGCAATTAAAAAAGCAGGTAAAATGATAAAAGGAAAATCATTTCTTGTAATTAATGGAGATACAATCACAAATATTAATTTAAAAAAATTAATTAAGAAACAAAATTCTGTTGCAGCAATTGAATTAAGAACAAAATATGGGGTTTTAGAAACAAATGATGATAAAATTATTAATTTTAAAGAAAAAAAAGAAATTTCAGATATTTGGATGAATGCCGGTATATATCATTTGGATCATAGTATTTTGAAAAATTTACCTAACAAAGGAGATATAGAAAAAACATTATTTCCAGAATATGCAAAAAAAGACAAACTAAATTTGGTAAAATTCAAAAATGTAAAATGGTTTTCTATTGACTCGTTTAAAGATATGGAAGACTGTTCTAAGGAAATTAATAAAATAATAAAATAA
- a CDS encoding 5-(carboxyamino)imidazole ribonucleotide synthase: MGKILGIIGGGQLGMMITEAAKNMPEHISKIIVLDPNENCSAAQVGAEQIIADFKNKDAIIELSKKSDIITYEIESGDSDVLKSVEKNAEINPSPDTLRIIQDKFLQKSFLQENNIPVPEFIKIDNIEDIKAGLRNFGFPTLLKARRDAYDGRGNFKISTEDEIQKAYDYFNGQNLMLEKFVPFKMEVSVIAARNTKGQIKTYPLVENIHEENILRETIAPARVSDKVTQKAEKIANDTMNVLKGAGVFGIEMFVTPEEQILINEIAPRVHNSGHHTLQSSETSQFEQHLRAILGLELGSTRLINPTIMYNVLGNKSFEGEYKPLEISEDNLFLKMYGKKISKPMRKLGHFNLVASENESIDSLLKKLEIIKPKAVVQSI, from the coding sequence ATGGGTAAAATTTTGGGGATAATTGGCGGGGGTCAATTAGGCATGATGATTACAGAAGCAGCCAAAAATATGCCTGAACATATATCAAAAATAATAGTTTTAGATCCTAATGAAAATTGCTCTGCCGCACAAGTTGGAGCTGAACAAATAATTGCAGATTTTAAAAATAAAGATGCAATAATTGAGTTATCAAAAAAATCAGATATAATCACATATGAAATTGAGTCAGGAGATAGTGATGTTTTAAAATCTGTTGAAAAGAATGCAGAGATTAACCCATCTCCCGACACGTTAAGAATTATTCAAGATAAATTTTTACAAAAATCATTCTTACAGGAAAATAACATTCCTGTTCCAGAATTTATTAAAATAGATAATATTGAAGATATTAAAGCAGGGTTAAGAAATTTTGGTTTTCCTACATTATTGAAAGCAAGAAGAGATGCTTATGATGGAAGAGGGAATTTTAAAATAAGCACCGAAGATGAAATTCAAAAAGCATATGATTATTTTAACGGACAAAATCTAATGCTTGAAAAATTTGTTCCATTTAAAATGGAAGTTTCTGTTATTGCTGCAAGAAACACAAAAGGTCAAATTAAAACATACCCACTAGTGGAAAATATCCATGAAGAAAATATTTTACGAGAAACCATAGCACCGGCAAGAGTTTCAGATAAAGTTACACAAAAAGCTGAGAAAATTGCAAATGATACAATGAATGTACTAAAGGGTGCAGGGGTATTTGGAATTGAAATGTTTGTTACTCCAGAAGAACAGATTCTAATTAATGAAATTGCACCACGTGTACATAATTCTGGACATCACACTTTACAATCAAGTGAGACCTCTCAATTTGAGCAACATCTTCGTGCAATTTTAGGATTAGAGTTAGGAAGTACAAGACTCATCAACCCCACAATCATGTATAATGTACTTGGAAACAAATCATTTGAAGGAGAATACAAACCATTAGAAATTTCTGAGGATAACCTATTTCTAAAAATGTATGGAAAGAAAATATCTAAACCTATGAGAAAACTTGGTCATTTTAATTTAGTTGCTTCAGAGAATGAATCCATTGATAGTTTATTGAAGAAATTAGAAATCATAAAACCTAAGGCAGTAGTTCAATCAATCTGA
- the purE gene encoding 5-(carboxyamino)imidazole ribonucleotide mutase, with amino-acid sequence MTNSSKALIGIIMGSSSDSRIMKGAAEVLDDFKIKHEDQIVSAHRTPSRLDEYSKHAEKMGFKVIIAGAGGAAHLPGMIASHTTIPVIGVPILVYNDKHPKKSDTSKFSAFGGLDSLLSITEMPSGSPVVSVGINKAGNAGIYALKILANEIPTLKNKLKKYKSDQHDSVIKESEQLKKHGLTEFVKKKFK; translated from the coding sequence ATGACAAATTCGTCAAAAGCTCTTATTGGAATTATCATGGGTTCTAGTTCTGATAGTAGAATTATGAAAGGTGCAGCAGAGGTTTTGGATGATTTTAAAATAAAACATGAAGATCAAATTGTTTCAGCACATAGAACTCCTTCTAGATTAGATGAATACTCAAAGCATGCTGAAAAAATGGGATTTAAAGTAATAATTGCAGGTGCCGGAGGAGCAGCACATTTGCCAGGAATGATTGCATCACATACAACAATACCTGTAATCGGTGTTCCAATTCTTGTATACAATGATAAACACCCAAAAAAATCAGATACTTCAAAATTTTCTGCATTTGGTGGATTAGATTCATTATTGTCAATTACTGAAATGCCTTCAGGTTCCCCAGTTGTTTCTGTAGGAATTAATAAAGCAGGAAATGCCGGAATTTATGCATTAAAAATTCTTGCAAACGAAATCCCTACTTTAAAAAATAAATTAAAAAAATACAAATCAGATCAACATGATTCAGTGATTAAAGAATCAGAACAGCTAAAAAAACATGGTTTAACCGAATTCGTTAAAAAGAAATTCAAATAA
- the ilvA gene encoding threonine ammonia-lyase, translating into MNPSYDEVLKANSMRGEEIKKTPLIHSPTFSEITGSEVYLKAEFQQKTGSFKIRGAYYKIKSLSNSEKKNGVVAASAGNHAQGVAFASSLEKIPCTIVMPKNASPAKVAATKGYGATVILEGVNYDESSKKAKEIAETTGATMIHAFDDPQIIAAQGVIGLEILDDLPNVDEVYIPIGGGGLAAGTLIAIKEKNPNIKIVGVQSKSFPSMYESVKKGILIESGGSRTIADGISVKMPGKLTFSIINKLVDDVVLVDDSEIIKAMFLLMERMKYVVEPAGAASLAYLISKKPSPGKKVVAVLAGGNVDMYLLGQIVDKGLAAMGRLLKLSILLPDRPGAFKEIVDEISLANANIVEVVHDRLSSHINAGSAAVTLSLETQGKDQANMLIEKLKTKNIQFTLLT; encoded by the coding sequence ATGAACCCATCATATGATGAAGTACTAAAAGCAAATTCAATGCGCGGTGAGGAAATAAAAAAAACACCTCTAATACATTCTCCAACATTTAGTGAGATTACAGGTTCAGAAGTATATCTGAAAGCAGAATTTCAACAAAAAACAGGATCATTTAAAATTCGTGGGGCATATTACAAAATAAAATCATTATCCAATTCTGAGAAAAAAAATGGTGTTGTTGCAGCATCTGCTGGAAATCATGCACAAGGTGTAGCTTTTGCATCTTCTTTAGAAAAAATCCCATGTACAATTGTAATGCCAAAAAATGCGTCTCCTGCAAAAGTTGCGGCAACCAAGGGTTATGGCGCTACAGTAATTTTAGAAGGAGTAAATTATGATGAGTCATCTAAAAAAGCTAAAGAAATAGCAGAGACAACAGGGGCAACAATGATACATGCATTTGACGATCCCCAAATCATAGCTGCACAAGGAGTAATTGGACTTGAAATCTTAGATGATTTACCAAATGTAGATGAAGTATACATTCCTATAGGTGGTGGTGGTTTAGCTGCAGGAACTTTAATTGCAATAAAAGAGAAAAATCCCAACATCAAAATAGTTGGTGTACAATCAAAGTCTTTTCCCTCAATGTACGAATCTGTAAAAAAAGGAATTTTAATTGAAAGCGGAGGTTCTAGAACTATAGCCGATGGCATTTCTGTAAAAATGCCAGGCAAACTTACATTTTCGATAATTAACAAACTTGTTGATGATGTTGTTTTAGTTGATGATTCTGAGATCATTAAAGCAATGTTTTTGTTAATGGAGAGAATGAAATACGTAGTAGAACCTGCAGGCGCTGCAAGTCTTGCTTATCTTATTTCAAAAAAACCTTCTCCTGGAAAGAAAGTAGTAGCTGTTCTTGCTGGCGGGAATGTCGATATGTATCTCTTAGGACAAATTGTTGACAAAGGTCTTGCTGCAATGGGCAGATTGCTTAAATTATCAATATTGTTACCCGATAGACCGGGAGCTTTTAAGGAAATTGTGGATGAAATTTCTTTAGCTAACGCAAATATTGTTGAAGTAGTGCATGATAGATTAAGTTCTCACATTAATGCTGGTTCCGCTGCAGTTACTCTGAGTTTAGAAACTCAAGGCAAGGATCAGGCAAACATGTTAATTGAAAAATTAAAAACCAAAAATATTCAATTTACTTTATTAACATAA
- a CDS encoding adenylate/guanylate cyclase domain-containing protein translates to MADDNTSNSNSKNENSDPKNTVVDMLLSKNTENTLDSETMILETQKRVWGALKKGYEYTGMIDESEKFLRKNVFSKIDMVVLYVDLVGSTTMTLEMPEEKIAIIVSSFSQEMAAVIRQHHGYVLKFVGDAVIGYFIAENNALFAADNAVNCAKSMITVIQKGINPILNQYDYPDLMVKIGVDFGQNIVVRYGADQENSHVDLMGPAMNIAAKIQNMAKPNQILIGNDVYEKIHPKSQKTFSQIVWQNNEWKYRSRLTGEIYKVYEYKG, encoded by the coding sequence ATGGCGGATGATAATACAAGTAACTCAAATTCAAAAAATGAAAACTCTGATCCTAAAAATACTGTAGTAGACATGCTTCTCAGTAAAAATACAGAGAATACCTTAGATTCAGAAACAATGATTTTAGAAACACAGAAACGAGTTTGGGGAGCACTCAAAAAAGGTTATGAATACACAGGGATGATAGATGAATCAGAGAAATTTCTAAGAAAAAATGTTTTTTCAAAAATTGATATGGTAGTTCTTTACGTTGATCTGGTTGGCTCAACAACTATGACACTAGAAATGCCTGAAGAGAAAATTGCAATCATTGTAAGTTCTTTTTCTCAAGAGATGGCAGCAGTGATTAGACAACATCATGGTTATGTTCTAAAATTTGTGGGTGATGCAGTAATTGGTTATTTTATTGCAGAAAACAATGCATTGTTTGCAGCAGATAATGCAGTTAATTGTGCTAAATCAATGATCACAGTTATTCAAAAAGGAATCAATCCAATTCTTAACCAATATGATTATCCAGATTTAATGGTAAAAATTGGTGTTGATTTTGGACAAAATATAGTTGTAAGATACGGTGCAGACCAAGAGAATTCTCATGTTGATTTAATGGGTCCTGCAATGAACATCGCAGCTAAAATTCAAAACATGGCAAAACCTAATCAAATTTTAATTGGAAACGATGTTTATGAAAAAATTCATCCAAAATCACAAAAAACATTTTCACAAATAGTTTGGCAAAATAATGAATGGAAATATCGTTCACGATTGACTGGTGAGATATACAAAGTCTATGAATACAAAGGATAA
- a CDS encoding VOC family protein, which yields MNVKKVGNVILAVKDLDKSTAFYHEIIGLPIKNQRRSWVDLGTSGALLSLHPASLTAQHIGSSIENGITIGFLVGDVKSAVEELREKGVTIYRDIVEKDAGKNAVILDPDEYLISLFEPIFEDKAQQTGGYQGFTPA from the coding sequence GTGAATGTCAAAAAAGTCGGAAATGTGATATTAGCCGTTAAAGACCTTGATAAATCCACAGCATTTTACCATGAAATAATTGGTCTTCCAATAAAGAACCAAAGAAGATCATGGGTTGATTTGGGAACATCAGGAGCTTTGTTGAGTTTACACCCTGCATCATTAACAGCCCAGCATATTGGCAGTTCCATTGAAAATGGAATCACTATAGGTTTTCTTGTTGGCGATGTAAAATCAGCAGTTGAGGAATTAAGAGAAAAAGGAGTTACTATTTATCGAGACATTGTCGAAAAGGATGCTGGAAAAAACGCTGTAATTCTAGATCCTGACGAGTACCTGATCTCCTTATTTGAGCCAATCTTTGAAGATAAAGCTCAACAAACTGGCGGCTATCAAGGGTTTACCCCAGCTTAG
- a CDS encoding Lrp/AsnC ligand binding domain-containing protein: MVRAIILVKSPKKLIAARLRKVTSVYDSFPTSGQFDAVAIIDVKELYQIKEVANQIQKISGVERTETMVEVQ; this comes from the coding sequence TTGGTAAGGGCCATAATTTTAGTAAAATCCCCTAAAAAATTAATTGCCGCAAGATTACGAAAAGTTACCTCTGTGTATGACTCTTTCCCAACAAGTGGTCAATTTGATGCTGTTGCAATAATTGATGTTAAGGAATTATATCAGATTAAAGAAGTTGCAAACCAAATTCAAAAAATTAGCGGGGTAGAAAGGACTGAAACCATGGTCGAAGTCCAATAA
- a CDS encoding cob(I)yrinic acid a,c-diamide adenosyltransferase, giving the protein MKIYTKTGDDGNTGLQGNFRIAKSHPRIMAYGTVDEANAALGMVLANNLDQDIVNVLTQIQNELFLVGADLSNPNLNNIKNRISLKMVEKLESYIDKFEEELPTLTNFILPGGTMAASQLHYVRTIVRRAETLVVQLSEKDEINSNCIKYLNRLSDLFFVMGRLINHRIGKDDILWKI; this is encoded by the coding sequence ATGAAAATATACACTAAAACTGGTGATGATGGGAATACTGGTTTGCAAGGAAATTTTAGAATTGCAAAATCTCATCCTCGAATAATGGCTTATGGGACAGTAGATGAGGCAAATGCTGCATTAGGTATGGTTCTGGCAAATAATTTAGATCAAGATATTGTAAATGTTTTAACTCAAATCCAAAATGAATTGTTTCTTGTTGGGGCTGATTTATCAAATCCTAATCTAAATAATATAAAAAATAGAATTTCATTGAAAATGGTTGAAAAATTAGAATCATATATTGATAAATTTGAAGAAGAATTACCAACATTAACTAATTTTATTTTGCCCGGAGGTACAATGGCTGCATCTCAACTCCATTATGTAAGAACTATAGTGAGAAGAGCAGAGACGCTAGTAGTTCAACTAAGTGAAAAAGACGAAATTAATTCAAATTGCATTAAATATCTCAATAGGTTATCCGATCTTTTTTTTGTAATGGGTCGTTTGATTAATCATAGAATTGGCAAAGACGATATTTTGTGGAAGATCTAA
- a CDS encoding HD family hydrolase, with translation MINYKMILDFFKAAANLKNVARQGWIEKAITENPESVADHSYSMAIISMIFADLENYNSEKILKMVLLHDLAESITGDITPEKMSKQEKIDLENNAFEKIISNLPESLSKEYLMIWKDYQENNSKEANLVHQIDKLEMTLQAKLYEKHGISKEKLKSFYDSANFGISEPKLKEVFTKIMND, from the coding sequence TTGATTAATTATAAGATGATTTTAGATTTTTTCAAAGCAGCTGCAAATCTCAAAAATGTTGCCAGACAGGGATGGATAGAAAAAGCAATCACAGAGAACCCCGAATCAGTAGCTGATCATTCATACAGCATGGCAATTATCAGCATGATTTTTGCAGATTTAGAAAATTACAATTCTGAGAAAATTCTAAAGATGGTGTTATTACATGACTTGGCAGAATCAATCACAGGAGACATCACACCAGAGAAAATGTCAAAACAAGAAAAAATAGACTTGGAAAACAATGCTTTTGAGAAAATAATTTCAAATTTGCCAGAGTCACTTTCTAAAGAATACCTGATGATTTGGAAAGACTATCAAGAGAACAATTCAAAGGAGGCAAACCTTGTTCATCAAATTGACAAGTTAGAGATGACACTTCAGGCCAAATTATATGAAAAACATGGAATTTCAAAAGAAAAACTAAAGTCCTTTTATGATTCTGCAAATTTTGGAATAAGTGAACCTAAACTAAAAGAAGTATTTACAAAGATAATGAATGATTAG